CCCAATAATTGGGTTCGACCTGTCTTTCTCGACCCGTCGTCTTATCTTAGTCGACTCTGGTATCACTAATCCATCGTATTCGCTTGTATTCGCTATGTCCAGCGTACGTCTAGACGGCATCAGGAAGGTGTACGACGGCGGCATGGTCGCCGTGAACGACGCCAGTTTTGAGATCGCCGATGGCGAGTTTGTCGTGCTGGTGGGGCCGTCGGGATGTGGGAAGAGCACGACGCTCCGGATGATAGCCGGCCTCGAGTCCATCACGGATGGCACGTTATCGATCGGGGATCGGGTGGTGAACGAACTCGCTCCTAAAGACCGAGACATCGCCATGGTCTTTCAGAATTATGCCCTGTATCCACACATGACGGTGCGCGAAAACATGGGTTTCGGCCTCAAGTTGCGCAAATATTCGAAAGAGGAGATCAGGCAACGAGTCGAGCAGGCGGCGGATGTGCTGGGCATTCGGGACATTCTGGATCGCAAGCCCGCTCAGTTATCGGGAGGGCAACGTCAGCGGGTGGCGGTTGGCCGGGCCATCGTGCGCAAGCCGCGTGTCTTCTTGTTCGACGAGCCCCTCTCCAATCTGGATGCGAAACTGCGCGTGCAGATGCGCACGGAAATATCCAGGTTGCATCAACGGCTGGGGGCGACGATGATCTATGTGACCCACGATCAGGTGGAGGCGATGACGATGGGGGATCGCATCGTGGTTATGAAAGACGGAGTCATTCAACAGATCGACACGCCGCTCAACCTCTATAATCATCCCGCAAACGCCTTTGTCGGCGGCTTCATCGGAAGCCCCGCCATGAACTTCCTACCGGGCCGGCTCGTTTCTACAGCGGAAGGCTTTTCGTTCGAGAGCGAGGGGAACGGGGTGACCATCCCCGTATCCGTACCTGAACCCGAAGTACGCGCGGCGCTTGGAGCGGCTGTTGGTGAAGAGGTATGGCTCGGGTTTCGGCCCGAGGATCTCTATATCGAGGGGGGAGTGAGTGTGCCGGCACTGTCGCACCCGATCGGTGCCCGGCTCGACGTTATCGAGCCTATGGGGAACGAAATCTTTATCTACGCCCAGTTCGATGGTCACGCCATCGTAGCCCGTGTGGCTCCCCAGGCGCTTCCGGCGCCGGGGCAGTTGGTGGCCATGCGCCTCGACCTCGGAAAGCTACATTTTTTCGATCGGACATCTGGTCGCGCCATTCGATGAACATGGACTTACCCCCCGATGCTACACGCGCTCTGGAATCGATGCGGCGGCAAGCCGAAACGCATTACGAGGCGTCGGGTAGGCCCTGTGTCACACTCTGTTATGCGCAGAGCCTCAATGGGTCGATTGCGCAGGCGGATGGAAAGCCGCTCAAGATCAGTGGGGAGGCGGCCGCAACTTACACCCATGCGCTCCGGGCCCTGCACGACACGATCCTCGTGGGTGTGGGGACCGTGCTTTCAGACGACCCGCGCCTGACGACGCGCCTTGTGAGCGGTGCGAATCCGCGCCCGATCGTGTTGGACTCTCGCCTGCGCATGCCTCCGACGGCGCGATTGCTTTCGACGGATGCGCCGGCTCCGATGGTCGCGACTACGGCGGGCTGTTGCGTCCAGGCCGAGCAGATGCTGCGCGCCGCCGGCGCTCAGGTCGTGCACCTGCCGGCGACGGCCTCTTCACGGGTCGACCTCACCGCGTTACTCGAATATCTCGGCGATCGAGGTGTCCGGTCCCTGATGGTCGAAGGAGGGAGCCAGGTCATCGAGAGCTTTCTGCGCGAACGGCTCGTCGATTATCTGGTCGTGACACTGTCCATGCAGTATCTAGCCGGGAAATCGGTTATTTCCGTTGGCCGAAAGCGGGCTGCCGCATCTGCGACCTTCCAGTATCCACGCCTCGCGCCAGCGCATGTGTTCTGGGCCGGGGCGGATCTGGTGCTCCACGGCGATCCGGTCTGGTCCTGAGCCGGTGTGCCTCCACCCCCGTATCGCATGGCATCTACTCGAACGCTTTTATTTACTGGCAAGGGCCATGTTCGCTTCGATACACACACGATCCCGGCGCCAAAGCCGGGTGAAGTGACGGTCCGCACCCTCTGTTCGGGCATTAGCGCCGGCACGGAAATGCTCTATTTCCGAGGCGCGGCGCCGGCCGACGTGGACATTACCCTCGATGCCGTCTCGGGCCCGCCCCGGTATCCGATGCCTTATGGCTATGCGGTGGTCGGGGTGGTGGAAGCGGTGGGAGACGCGGCAGGCCATGCGACCGGCGAGGCCTGGCTCGGGCGGCGCGTCTTCGCGTTCCACCCACATACCGAACGCTTCACCACCTCATGTGAACGGCTGATACGCCTGCCCGGAACGCTCGCGGACGAAGACGCGGTCTTCTTGCCGAACATGGAAACGGCCGTGGGGTTGATCCATGATGCCTCACCGCTTCCCGGAGAACGTGTCCTGGTGTTTGGCCTCGGCGTCGTGGGGCAGTTGACGGGGGCCCTGCTGGGGGAGTATGTCGATTCCACCGGCGTCGACCCCTTTCCGCTGCGGCGGCGGCAGGCGGAGGCATTCGGTTTTCGTCGCGCATTGCCGCCCGATGGCGCGGCGCTGCAGGACCTTTTTCACGGGGCGGATCCGGCCGGCGGGGCGGATCTGTCCATCGAGGTTACGGGTAATCCCGAGGCGCTGGATCAGGCGCTTGCCCTGACGGGATATGCAGGCCGCATCGTGATTGGCTCCTGGTACGGCGCCCGCCCCGTTGAACTTCGTCTCGGCGAACGATTCCATAGGGCCAAGCAATCGATCGTGAGCAGCCAGGTCAGCGCACTCCCCCCGCGGTTGCTCGGGAGGTGGACCAAGCAGCGGCGGTTCGGGCTGGTTCTCGAGGTGCTTCAGAACATACGCCCTTCCCGGCTGATTACACACCGGATTCCATTCGATAAGGCCGCCGAGGCGTATGCACTCCTGGAAACCGATCCGGGAAGCGCCATCCAGATCATCTTCACGTACCCACCCGGAAGCCTACACCCTCACTAGCCCCATACTGTCAATGTATCGCCTTCTGGTCACCCGAACGTTCGTCGCCCAGCATTTCCTGACGGTCCCCAATGCCGGCCCCGAAAATGAATGGCATTCCCACGTATTTACGGTGGAAGTTCAGCTCCAGGCTCCGCGGCTCAATGAATACGGCTATCTCGTGGATATCGACGAGGTGAAAGCGACCATGGATGGGTTGATCGCCCGTTATCGCGACACCACGATGAACGATCTACCCGAGTTCGCCGGCCTCAATCCGAGCATCGAGCATTTCGCGCGCATCTTCTGCGACGGGCTCCGCGCCGGGATCCAGACCAGCCACCTGGAGGAAGTGACGGTACGAATCTGGGAAGACGAACTGGCCCGAGCCTCCTATTCTCACCGCGTACGGGCGGCCACATGAAGGATGCGGTTGAAGCGTCCGGCTACGCGACGTTCTTGCTGGCCAAGCGGCCGATAGACGAACGCGCCCTCAACGAGCGGATCTGGGCCTGTGCAATGCGCCGACTCACGGAGTCGCCGGTAGATCGTCCCACCCGTGTCCTCGAACTAGGCGCCGGCGTGGGTGGAATGCTGGAGCGGTTGCTCACCCGGACGACCGTTCGCGAGTTGCACTATACGGTGGTCGAGATCGAGCCGGCGCATCTCACGGCGCTACGCATCCAGCTTTGTGCGTTCGGAGAGCAGGAAGGGTATGAGGTGGATGATGCGGCTGCCGATCAGATCGTGCTGACACGGGACGGCAGCCGTGTCGAGGTCGTGCTGACCCGGGCGGATGTGTTTTCCTTTTTACGACAGACGTCGGGGGCAACGTACGATCTGCTCATCGCACAGGCGTTTCTGGATCTTTTCGAGATCGAGCCCCTCATGACGCTACTGGT
Above is a genomic segment from Rhodothermales bacterium containing:
- the ugpC gene encoding sn-glycerol-3-phosphate ABC transporter ATP-binding protein UgpC, whose translation is MSSVRLDGIRKVYDGGMVAVNDASFEIADGEFVVLVGPSGCGKSTTLRMIAGLESITDGTLSIGDRVVNELAPKDRDIAMVFQNYALYPHMTVRENMGFGLKLRKYSKEEIRQRVEQAADVLGIRDILDRKPAQLSGGQRQRVAVGRAIVRKPRVFLFDEPLSNLDAKLRVQMRTEISRLHQRLGATMIYVTHDQVEAMTMGDRIVVMKDGVIQQIDTPLNLYNHPANAFVGGFIGSPAMNFLPGRLVSTAEGFSFESEGNGVTIPVSVPEPEVRAALGAAVGEEVWLGFRPEDLYIEGGVSVPALSHPIGARLDVIEPMGNEIFIYAQFDGHAIVARVAPQALPAPGQLVAMRLDLGKLHFFDRTSGRAIR
- a CDS encoding RibD family protein; the encoded protein is MNMDLPPDATRALESMRRQAETHYEASGRPCVTLCYAQSLNGSIAQADGKPLKISGEAAATYTHALRALHDTILVGVGTVLSDDPRLTTRLVSGANPRPIVLDSRLRMPPTARLLSTDAPAPMVATTAGCCVQAEQMLRAAGAQVVHLPATASSRVDLTALLEYLGDRGVRSLMVEGGSQVIESFLRERLVDYLVVTLSMQYLAGKSVISVGRKRAAASATFQYPRLAPAHVFWAGADLVLHGDPVWS
- a CDS encoding zinc-binding alcohol dehydrogenase, which produces MASTRTLLFTGKGHVRFDTHTIPAPKPGEVTVRTLCSGISAGTEMLYFRGAAPADVDITLDAVSGPPRYPMPYGYAVVGVVEAVGDAAGHATGEAWLGRRVFAFHPHTERFTTSCERLIRLPGTLADEDAVFLPNMETAVGLIHDASPLPGERVLVFGLGVVGQLTGALLGEYVDSTGVDPFPLRRRQAEAFGFRRALPPDGAALQDLFHGADPAGGADLSIEVTGNPEALDQALALTGYAGRIVIGSWYGARPVELRLGERFHRAKQSIVSSQVSALPPRLLGRWTKQRRFGLVLEVLQNIRPSRLITHRIPFDKAAEAYALLETDPGSAIQIIFTYPPGSLHPH
- a CDS encoding 6-carboxytetrahydropterin synthase gives rise to the protein MYRLLVTRTFVAQHFLTVPNAGPENEWHSHVFTVEVQLQAPRLNEYGYLVDIDEVKATMDGLIARYRDTTMNDLPEFAGLNPSIEHFARIFCDGLRAGIQTSHLEEVTVRIWEDELARASYSHRVRAAT